In the Silene latifolia isolate original U9 population chromosome 1, ASM4854445v1, whole genome shotgun sequence genome, AATTTGTCGAACTAATTAATCTCCGTCATTTGATCTTTAAGTACTCGCAAGAGTCACAACGGATCTCTCTTTTTCAAGACAAATGCATTTGTTTCTAAGTTTTGAAATAAATCTGGGGGTTCTTAGGGTATTATTAATCATTCTGATCTGAATTTGACAGGAAATTGTATCAATTCCGGAATTTTGCAGTGATGCGTTTGCTGGGTCAATTCTTCCAACAATTATTGCAACCATCGGTCACATTTTGTAGTCGCTAGTCGTTACACCCTCTAATTTTAGTCGTTTAGGCTTATTAATGTCGAGCAACTGtaattcgttttattttgtttcaaAAGAAGCAATAAAGAAATATTTTTTGTGTTATCAGTTCAGGTCGTATTTGATTCACaacaattcatggactatacaaccagatgtatatgttgtacggtgtagaacctGAGATTTTTgtcaaagtatccgagctttatattaaagaatatgagctttattagaaagtattgacttcattcatttacacattaaaaacatgaaatttaaattaaatTTCGCTGGAAAAGAATACATATATAGTTCTAATTTATATCTTGGTTGTCACGCTTGTACATAACctgatgtataatcctatttgtggatTCACAAGCCCCATCTTCATATCAAGGGCAACACATTAtgttcgttctttttttttttgacagctatGTTCGTTCTTGAGccgtacaaaaaaaaaaaaaaaaaagagaaaatgttCTTGTTTGTTGTAAATACTTAGAAGTGATCAAATGCGAGTTTGGGCCGGATATGAGCTTGATTCACATTAAATATTTGGCGCAAGGGAGTTAGCGAGCCGGATGAACCAGGTTTAATGAACAGGATGAATCATGAACCCGAATACACTCTGTATTCTTATCAACACATTCTTGCTTCATTTGTCTCTATATTTTTtttagggatattctctcgtgtacccctgaactttttcgttttctatggtgtacccctcgtttttcgcaaaaaaaactttgaccgacaataattctatgttacgagttcagaaaacggtaattttttttttaaaccaattatctcgtcaaggccttcaatttaaaaaaaaattcaccgttTTTTAAACTtgtagccggtagttatggttagtcaaacattttttaacgaataaactttgaccgaccataattcccgactacgagttgagacgtcggtgaatttttttttaaacggaagacctcttaaagacgaccaatttggaaaaaaaatttatcgtattctgaacttgtagccaagagttattgaaTGTCAGTTTTTTTGCATGGAAAgaggggtatatcatagaaaatgaaaaagttgaggggtacacgagagaatatcccttttTTTACCTTTGATAAAAATTATCATAAGAAAAAAGTAAGCAATTGATTGAAACAGAAGGAGTTAAAAGTAGAAGGATGTCATAATCAATACCATTATCTTATCATACAACCTGACCAAGCAACTACTAGAACTATCAAGACATTCACTTGGGTTGAAAAGGAGAAGAATTGTCAAGAACATTCAGGGCTATACATGCAACATCCATAACCTCCTCTATatatacttgtgcaaattaactTAGGATTATGTATTACATACTTCTAATATTCAATAACCACCAAATTTAcataaaaaatacaaaaatacttGTATAAGACGATTTTACACAAATATGTCAGCGGTGAACAACTTAGTAGACAacttaaagaacatgtctcttgatAAGTGGGACCCAATGTATTGGGCCACACAAGCATGTCCAGTATTGAACAGCCCAGTGGACTGGAAAGAAACCGAAAAGGCCCATATCTTCATGGTTGATCTCCCTGGGGTGAACAAAGAAGAGGTTAAGGTAGAGGTTGATCAAGAAAGAGTCCTTGAAATTAGTGGGGATAGAGGTGGAGTTACTAATCATGAGGAATCGGCTAATGATGGCGGTGTGTGGCACCGTGTTGAGAGGGCTAGGGGTAAGTTCTTGAGAAGGTTTCGATTGCCGGAGAATGCTAAGGTTGATGAGGTTAAGGCTGAGATGGAGAATGGTGTGCTTAAGGTAGTTGTTCCTAAGCAGGAGGTTAAGAAGGTTGAAAGGAAGGTTGTTGAAATTGAGGAGAAGTGAGGTTTATGTTTTACTCATTAGAGGAAAATATTAATGTGTGTttgaataaaaaataaaaaaagtttGTATCATTGTATGAAATTTCTCGTGTGATAATATTAGTACCATATTATTTTACTATTAAAAACTCGTGTTATATTATGTTCTGAAATACTATTATTTGTGAATTTTATGGTTTTTTTAAATAAAGGTAAGAATTTCCTATATTTCGTGTATGTAATATTGAGTTGAGCAAAATAATTTACTAAACTTTATAAATTCAATAATGTAATTCAATATGAATTATAAGGCGATATGTTAAGGAACACCGATATAAGTCGCTGTATCCACCACGGCGATATGTCAAGGAACACCTGAACTAATCTGTTGGGGAATGATCAAATGCAGTCATGCAGCTGAAAGTTAATTGAACTGTTTCAGCACAGAATGATGCAAGATTCAATGGTTCCATTTTGTAGTAAAAGCAATCATTCATTCATAAAATACAATTCGAGTTTCAACAAAATCGTTTTACACATGCAAAATAGTATAATGACATAATTACatcataataaacacaatttAAATGGAAATCAATCTTTAACTATAAATGTTCATATCAAAGTTCCACACACTAAGTAGTCCGTCTCACAGAATATCAAGGACAACCTTCGGCTTATTACTGATATTGCCTTTCTGGAGAGGATCAACTGtaagaaaacatacaagcaatggAGCTTATAATGCTGCTGTCGCCGGAGTGCTCTTGGTAGGATTGAAAGCCTTCTGTTGGCCACAAGAGACGTTGAGTCCAGCTTTCTCTCGGCCAATACCCATCTTGTCGGCGTAGTATAAGTAGTGAGTGATAATAGTGTTCATCTCCTGAACATCTTCACCCTGACCACAAAGTTGATCCCCATATAAGACATTCATGGTGGTACCAAAACCAGTGATGCGGTGTGACAAAGTATCGTTCTTGGTAGGCTTCCAGCCTGCAGCCTCTCCGCAAAATGCTTGATGTGCTGACGGCTGTCCCTTCTTGATGGGTGTCATCCATCTCCATATTGCAGCCTGGAAGGCTAGTGTTGCATTCTGCTCAATGTATTCGGGATGGTTTAGTAGATCCACCTTCAGTGCCTCCCCTGTCGCACCATAGTTCACGTTCCTGCGATAAAAGCAACAACCATCATCAGACTCTCATCAAGAACTGACCTGAACCGGATCCGCTTTTTTCCAActaattccacaaacaacaacatcagagccttaatcccaaaatgatttggggtcggctgacatgaatcatcctttggaaccgtccatgggtgatcgCACACCTCCAAAGAGCGAAAATATAGAAAaggaaaagtgaaaaacaaaaggggagtgaaacatgATACAAAAGCCAAGgtaaacttacaggttttaaaatcgGGGTCCGgaattcttttataaaaacttagaagttaaatcgagaataaaagattaaaacgattttgaaaaccgaagtaaaaAATAAGGGTCCGGGataccttaaaagtgaaccaagtCTTAATATATTTGATTAGCTTCACAAATTTCTTATCTTCATTACACATAATTAGACAAAAACATTACCATTCTCAGTCATCGTGTTTTCTATATAACAAATGTTCTCTTTTCTCTAGTGTCATACAGCATTAGACTAGGGCGCTGAATCATAAGACATGCACAAGGAACGAAAACAAGAGAAACTATGACGGTCTTAGTGTAAAAAGACAGCAGAACATTAACTCATACAGTCACACATCACATAACAAGCAGCTTCATAGCATGCCTCAAGTTGAAATGCATAGGCAGCCTAAATAGCAGAGTGAATACGAAAAGTCTTCGTACCAGTATATAGGCAATGCCCCTCGGCCGAAATAGGCAACTCCAGGAGTGCATGGATATCTGTACTTGTAAAAGTCATCACAGTAGTCCTGGCTTGGGCTCAATTCCCTGTTGTAGCAAAGTCCCCAAGCTGATGGTCCACCCTCGACAACGTTATAACCGCCTGAAACAGATAACCGCGACGTCATGTCAAGGTTACAAATACCAATTTTGTAATTACAGTACTATACCCAAGCTTATTCAGGAGATAAATGACAAATCATAATAAACATGACCAAAACTGACAAACTCAGACTAGAGAGACCCAACAATCCAACATGTAGCAGCCCAACCCCAAAGTACACGAAGTTCCCGAAATGACCCAACCCAACGAATCATACCCGTAACAGACCAAAATCAACTGTCGAGAAGGTCTCAAAAATTTCACCATTCGTGCCCATAATTTTTTTGAGGTTCACCCAAATTaccaacacaaattctcattgaagacgggcatatccgtcacaagctgaagacgggtcACGTAAGACAAGCTGaatgcttttgtcttatctacccacttgggtattacttgacccgtcttcagcttgtgatggATATGCCCGTCTTCAATGCGACTTGCTGACCAACCAATCTACCACCAAAAACAACACCATCAACAAAAATCACCACAAAAGAAAACTTTTTCGTCAAGTCTAAGACAAGAATCTACCCAAATTACCAATCTACCACCAAAAACAATACCATTAACCAAAATCACCACCATAGCCTtagtcccaaaatgatttgggatcGGCTGACATGATTACatgaatcatcatttgaaaccatCCACTCGTCCAAGGCTTCCAATAGGGCTTGATAATACCGAAATTGAAGATAAAATTACCAATACACCACAAAAAATAAAACCTTTAAAAACCAAAAtcaccacaaaaaacaaaactttttATCTCAAATCTAACACAAAATTACcaatcaaccaccaaaaacaataGCATTAATCAAAATCACCACAAAAAACAACTTTTTATCTCAAATCTAACACAAAATTACcaatcaaccaccaaaaacaatagcattaaccaaaatcaccacaaaaaacaaaactttttATCTCAAATCTAACACAAAATTACcaatcaaccaccaaaaacaataGCATTAATCAAAATCACCACAAAAAACAACTTTTTATCTCAAATCTAACACAAAATTACcaatcaaccaccaaaaacaataCCATTAACCAAAATCAGCATAAAAGAACAAACTTTTTATCTCAAATCTAAGACAAGTACCTACCTAAATTACCAATCTACTACCAAAAACAATACCATTAACAAAaatcaccacaacaacaacatcatAGCCTTAGTCCCAAAATGTGATTTGGGATCGGCCGACATGAATCATCATTTAAAACCGTCCAGGGATTCCAAAGGGCTCGACAATATACACAAATTGAAGcaaaaagataaaaagaagacAAAATTGAATCTAAAATCAAAATTAAAGAAGACTTACAAGAAGTTTTAGCACCAACATGACCCAAAAAAGCAGCAACTTCAAGCATACTCATAAGATTACCACCAGTAGTACCAAACCCAAGATGTTGATACCCAGCTGAAGCAACTATAAAAGCTTGATAATCCCAAAACCCAACAGCATGAGCTGTTGGCCAATTCCTGTACTTATACAAATCTTCAAATTGATAAacttgaaaataatctgaaattgtTCCATTACAACAATACTTAGACCATTGTTCACATTCCCATCCTTTAGTACAAACTTTCTGTCCCTTAACTGTTTTCATTTTAACTACTTCTGATAAGTCTGAAACTGCAATTTCCGCCATTAATGCAAGTGTTAGAGCTAGAAAAAGCACCATTTTTGGGGATTTTTTGGAGGTCATTTTGAGATGGGTAGTGTTGTTTTGGTGAATTGCAGATGGGTTTTTGTGTATTTGAGGTGGTGTGTTTGTTTTGCGTCGGTGCGAAGGAATGATTGAggagagaaggagaaggagatgGACGGTTGTGATTTGATGGTGAGGATGATGGATGGTGGAGATTTGATGATGGTGGGGTTTGGTTGTTGAGGAGTTGTAGTTTGGGAATAGAATAAGTGACAGGCTGGAGTGTGATGAGTTAACTTCCTATAGCACCGACAGTTAGTCAGATACTGTTGTCACAAACGATTGTTTAAGACGGTAATATCTGTCTTAAATTTAAAAGGAATAGATGAGATAAAAAGAGAATATCGATGGTGTATAAATTAACAAATAATTTGTCATATATATTTAAGACCTTGTTTATTTAGGCTGAACAAGATTAAATTGAACTGAATTGAGTTGAAGTGAGTTGAACTGCGCTAGGATGAATACAGTTGAAATAAACTGAGCTGAAATGAACTGAATCAGAGTTGAGAAATTAAGCCGAatgctgaactgaacttataggagctgaactgaacttataggagctgaattgaactgaactgaacttataagaactgaactgaaatgaacttataggaatcgaatcgaacttataagaaaTTTGACTAAACTTATATGAAATTTACTTATagaaattgaactgaacttataaaaattttacgctttatatatattattttttcttACAATTACTACAATAcattacaataaaaaataaattacatattacattttttttctaaccatctatttccatattatcatcctactcgtcactttcatcttcatcttcattttcacTGACATCATCgaattcatctttttttttttccaaccATCTATTTTTTTAAGAATAATGTATATAGGataattttaatattggattttttTTGCATTGATTTTAATGAAAAGGGAACTATTTTTTTCAATTCGTCAATATTAAAAAAGCGGGTAtaaatttatactccctccgtaccacaccaaaggtaacgtaggggAAAATgaagtatttaagaaaaagtggaaaaagtaagggtaaagaggtaaaaaaataggtggggtatgtaattgtgggtttaattgtgggttggtaggtggggtatgtaatggcattttgtgtaaatatcaaatgggtatatgGATAACtaggtaatgttgtgggccaaataaggaatgttacctttggtgtggtacgtccgtttatagtaagtgttacctttggtctggtacggagggagtagttAATAATACGTTGTATGAACTtgtctaaactgaacttataggagttGAATCGACTTAtaaaatcgaatcgaatcgaacttataagagccgaatcgaatcgaacttatagaatcgaATAACTAAACTTATAAACCGAATCAACTTAAAAGCGAATAGAAGTCTAAAAGAACAGGGTCTAAGTGATGAATATTTAACCCATTTTTATATTGAAGTCAATGTTTTGAGGGAGAGAACTAAAGTATAATAttagtaaataaataaataacgtcACGTTTGATTGTTGAGATGCTTTTGTCGGTCAAAATCTAAAACTTACTCCATGAGTTAGGTTTATGTATTTAAAATTGTCTTTTAAGTATATGATAAATGATTGGAGATATCATTGAGACGAAGGGTAATTGTAGGCTGCCTTGTACCCGTATTCACCAAGCAAAACTCAAATCAATGACGGCCCTATTACTTATGGCAGGTACAAgttttcaaaaccatatttgTTCGGTTGTTCCAGGCTGGGGGAAATTGGAATTCATACCTGTCTCATTTAGTCATTAACCCGCCAAACCATATTTTATTCGACAATCTTTTCCAATAAA is a window encoding:
- the LOC141647519 gene encoding 18.1 kDa class I heat shock protein-like, whose amino-acid sequence is MSAVNNLVDNLKNMSLDKWDPMYWATQACPVLNSPVDWKETEKAHIFMVDLPGVNKEEVKVEVDQERVLEISGDRGGVTNHEESANDGGVWHRVERARGKFLRRFRLPENAKVDEVKAEMENGVLKVVVPKQEVKKVERKVVEIEEK
- the LOC141595127 gene encoding chitinase-like protein 1, whose product is MTSKKSPKMVLFLALTLALMAEIAVSDLSEVVKMKTVKGQKVCTKGWECEQWSKYCCNGTISDYFQVYQFEDLYKYRNWPTAHAVGFWDYQAFIVASAGYQHLGFGTTGGNLMSMLEVAAFLGHVGAKTSCGYNVVEGGPSAWGLCYNRELSPSQDYCDDFYKYRYPCTPGVAYFGRGALPIYWNVNYGATGEALKVDLLNHPEYIEQNATLAFQAAIWRWMTPIKKGQPSAHQAFCGEAAGWKPTKNDTLSHRITGFGTTMNVLYGDQLCGQGEDVQEMNTIITHYLYYADKMGIGREKAGLNVSCGQQKAFNPTKSTPATAAL